The following coding sequences are from one Sphingomonadaceae bacterium OTU29LAMAA1 window:
- the gorA gene encoding glutathione-disulfide reductase, with the protein MADYDYDLFVIGAGSGGTRASRVAAAHGARVAVAEEYRVGGTCVIRGCVPKKLLIYGAHFAEDLKDAKRFGWQVPDQCDFDWKTLRDNVLEEVDRINGAYTQTLENHGVEIIHQRATITGPHSVRLADGTEKTAERILVAVGARPAVPPCSGAEHGITSNEAFHLDALPKRVLIAGAGYIANEFAGIFHQLGAHVIIMNRTQDILRGYDLSIRDRLLQISMMKGLEFKFDANFEGIDKGEDGCLTVRMSGHEPVTVDMVMFATGRVPNTEDLGLEDAGVTLEKGAIVVDEHNRSNIDSIFAIGDVTNRIQLTPIAIREGQAFADTYYGNKPTVVDYANIPSAVFSHPPLAGVGMTESEAKQKLGSVSVYSSDFRPMKNVLAGRNERALYKMVCDGETGRIVGLHMIGPDVPEILQAAAIAVKAGLTKAQFDETVALHPTMAEELVLMK; encoded by the coding sequence ATGGCCGACTATGATTACGATCTCTTCGTCATTGGAGCAGGGTCGGGCGGCACCCGGGCGAGCCGCGTCGCCGCTGCGCATGGCGCTAGAGTAGCCGTGGCGGAGGAATATCGCGTCGGTGGCACCTGCGTGATCCGGGGCTGCGTGCCGAAGAAGCTGCTGATCTACGGTGCCCATTTCGCCGAAGATCTGAAGGATGCAAAGCGCTTCGGCTGGCAGGTGCCGGACCAGTGCGACTTCGACTGGAAGACGCTGCGTGACAACGTGCTGGAAGAGGTCGACCGGATCAACGGCGCCTACACCCAGACGCTGGAGAACCACGGCGTCGAGATCATCCACCAGCGCGCGACGATCACCGGTCCGCACAGCGTCCGGTTGGCGGATGGGACGGAAAAGACGGCGGAGCGTATCCTCGTCGCGGTCGGCGCGCGGCCGGCCGTCCCGCCATGTTCCGGCGCCGAACACGGCATCACCAGCAACGAAGCGTTCCATCTCGACGCCCTTCCGAAGCGGGTACTGATCGCCGGTGCCGGGTATATCGCCAACGAATTCGCCGGCATCTTTCACCAGCTCGGCGCACACGTCATCATCATGAACCGGACGCAGGACATCCTGCGCGGTTACGACCTGTCGATCCGCGATCGCCTGCTCCAGATCAGCATGATGAAGGGATTGGAATTCAAGTTCGATGCGAATTTCGAAGGCATCGACAAGGGTGAGGACGGGTGCCTCACGGTCCGTATGTCCGGCCATGAGCCGGTGACGGTGGACATGGTGATGTTCGCAACCGGCCGCGTGCCGAACACCGAGGATCTCGGACTGGAAGATGCCGGCGTGACGCTGGAAAAGGGCGCGATCGTCGTCGACGAGCATAACCGTTCCAACATCGACAGCATCTTCGCGATCGGCGATGTCACCAATCGCATCCAGCTGACGCCGATCGCGATCCGGGAGGGGCAGGCGTTCGCCGACACCTATTATGGCAACAAGCCGACGGTCGTCGATTACGCCAACATCCCGTCTGCGGTCTTCAGCCATCCGCCGCTCGCCGGCGTCGGCATGACCGAGAGCGAGGCCAAGCAGAAGCTGGGGTCGGTCAGCGTCTATTCCTCGGACTTCCGGCCGATGAAGAACGTGCTGGCCGGCCGCAACGAACGGGCGCTCTACAAGATGGTGTGCGATGGCGAGACGGGACGGATCGTCGGCCTCCACATGATCGGACCCGACGTACCGGAAATCCTGCAAGCCGCAGCGATCGCGGTGAAGGCCGGCCTGACCAAGGCGCAGTTCGACGAGACGGTCGCGCTCCACCCGACGATGGCGGAAGAACTCGTGTTGATGAAGTAA
- a CDS encoding enoyl-CoA hydratase/isomerase family protein: MSNAPSASAPSIQVVRDGHVAIVTFARPPHNFADLATIEAIGAAFSAADADPDVRAIVLQSDGRIFCAGADLARDNPVAEDQPAGSRNPFYVAAARLYAVQTPVVAAVQGAAVGAGLGLALVADFRVAAPEARFVANFVALGFHPGFGISAVLERVVGRQRALLMNLTARRIKGEQAAEWGLVDVLASADRLRAEALALAQEIAAGAPLAVRSTRATMRGDLFDLVQRQTDHELAEQAWLQKTGDFAEGVRAVNERRPGRFVGA, translated from the coding sequence ATGAGCAACGCCCCATCCGCTTCAGCACCGTCCATCCAGGTCGTTCGGGACGGCCATGTCGCAATCGTGACCTTTGCGCGGCCACCCCACAATTTCGCCGATCTCGCGACGATCGAGGCGATCGGGGCGGCATTCTCTGCCGCGGATGCCGATCCGGACGTGCGCGCGATCGTACTCCAGTCGGATGGCCGGATCTTTTGCGCCGGTGCCGATCTGGCGCGCGACAATCCGGTGGCCGAAGATCAACCTGCCGGCAGCCGTAACCCGTTCTATGTGGCGGCGGCACGATTGTACGCCGTGCAGACGCCGGTAGTCGCTGCGGTGCAGGGGGCTGCGGTGGGAGCGGGGCTGGGTCTCGCGCTCGTCGCCGATTTCCGCGTCGCTGCGCCCGAAGCGCGCTTCGTCGCCAATTTCGTGGCGCTGGGTTTCCATCCCGGCTTCGGTATTTCGGCGGTGCTGGAGCGGGTCGTCGGACGCCAGCGCGCGTTGCTGATGAACCTGACCGCGCGACGGATCAAAGGCGAGCAGGCGGCGGAATGGGGGCTGGTCGACGTGCTGGCGTCCGCCGATCGCCTGCGCGCCGAGGCGCTGGCGTTGGCCCAGGAGATTGCCGCCGGTGCGCCGCTCGCGGTCCGATCGACCCGCGCGACGATGCGCGGCGATCTGTTCGATCTGGTGCAGCGTCAGACCGATCACGAGCTGGCGGAACAGGCGTGGCTGCAGAAGACCGGAGACTTCGCCGAAGGGGTGAGGGCGGTGAACGAACGCCGCCCCGGGCGCTTCGTCGGAGCCTGA
- the rnc gene encoding ribonuclease III, translating into MVHRRSLEPRGRGLLSSDLSGWLSATFGRKPADLKPYERALTHGSQAAENYERLEFLGDRVLGLVMAEWLWELFPTEPEGQLSKRLNALVTGAVCADVAREMGVRAYLRLGKQARDDGAYESDNILGDVMEALIGAWYRETGLDGARSFVRKAWGARVQSGHKAPQHPKSALQEWAAAAGRRTPEYFVIDRSGPHHAPRFKVQVRIGTFADATAEGANKQVAETAAAKALLAKLTG; encoded by the coding sequence TTGGTTCACCGCCGCTCGCTGGAGCCGCGTGGGAGAGGGCTTCTGAGCAGCGATCTGTCCGGTTGGCTGAGCGCGACGTTCGGTCGCAAGCCTGCCGACCTGAAACCCTACGAACGGGCGCTGACGCATGGCAGTCAGGCGGCCGAGAATTACGAGCGGCTGGAATTCCTTGGCGACCGTGTGCTCGGCCTCGTCATGGCGGAATGGCTGTGGGAGCTGTTCCCCACCGAGCCCGAGGGTCAATTGTCCAAGCGGCTCAATGCTCTGGTCACCGGTGCGGTCTGCGCCGACGTGGCGCGGGAGATGGGCGTGCGAGCCTACCTGCGCCTCGGCAAGCAGGCTCGCGACGATGGCGCATATGAAAGCGACAATATCCTGGGTGACGTGATGGAAGCGCTGATCGGCGCCTGGTATCGCGAAACCGGCCTGGATGGCGCGCGCAGCTTCGTCCGCAAGGCCTGGGGTGCCCGTGTCCAGAGCGGCCACAAGGCGCCGCAGCATCCGAAATCCGCCCTGCAGGAATGGGCCGCCGCGGCGGGCCGGCGCACCCCGGAATATTTCGTGATCGACCGTAGCGGGCCGCATCATGCTCCGCGGTTCAAGGTACAGGTCAGGATCGGTACCTTTGCCGACGCGACGGCCGAGGGCGCGAACAAGCAGGTAGCGGAAACCGCGGCAGCGAAGGCGCTGCTGGCGAAGCTGACCGGATGA
- the pgi gene encoding glucose-6-phosphate isomerase, which produces MSDWTAIEALPSPKLTELFDQDGERLSKFSLDVAGIHFDWSKTHLTTEAVDAFAALARVQDLAGKRDAMFGGEHVNVTEDRPVEHTAERGEGNAESVARARKFHERMRSLIDAIEGGALGDIRHVLHIGIGGSALGPHLLIDALGREDARYDVAIVSNVDGVALEDAIKDFDPAATLLVLASKTFTTKETLLNAQSALQWMTEHGVEDPYGKVIALTAAPDKAMEWGVDETRILPFGEGVGGRYSLWSSIGFPAAIGLGWGAFEELLEGAAEMDRHFRLTALHENAPALAAFADLYYTQVRHAETRAPFAYDERLRLLPSYLQQLEMESNGKGVKIDGTPVGRLTAAITWGGVGTDAQHAVFQLLHQGTHLVPVEFIAVIEPGDTLAEDHHRELLINAFAQGAALMKGKQVDDPARSYSGDRPSSTLLLDVLDPRTLGALIAFYEHRVFVNGVLLGINSFDQFGVELGKEMAKAADKGGQSFDPSTEDLIRRAGLD; this is translated from the coding sequence ATGAGCGACTGGACCGCGATCGAAGCCCTGCCCTCCCCGAAGCTCACCGAGCTGTTCGATCAGGACGGCGAGCGGCTGTCGAAGTTCAGCCTTGACGTGGCCGGCATCCATTTCGACTGGTCGAAGACGCATCTGACCACCGAGGCGGTAGATGCCTTCGCTGCGCTCGCCAGGGTGCAGGATCTGGCTGGCAAGCGCGATGCGATGTTTGGTGGCGAGCATGTCAACGTTACCGAGGACCGCCCGGTCGAACACACCGCCGAGCGCGGCGAAGGCAATGCCGAGAGTGTCGCGCGCGCTCGCAAGTTCCATGAACGGATGCGCTCGCTGATCGACGCAATCGAAGGCGGCGCGCTCGGCGACATCCGCCACGTGCTGCACATCGGTATCGGCGGATCGGCGCTAGGGCCGCATCTGCTGATCGACGCATTGGGGCGCGAGGATGCGCGTTACGACGTGGCGATCGTCTCCAACGTGGACGGTGTCGCGCTGGAGGATGCGATCAAGGATTTCGATCCTGCTGCGACGCTGCTGGTGCTCGCCTCCAAGACCTTCACCACCAAGGAAACGCTGCTCAATGCCCAGTCGGCGCTGCAGTGGATGACCGAACATGGCGTCGAGGACCCGTACGGCAAGGTCATCGCGCTGACCGCCGCTCCGGACAAGGCGATGGAATGGGGCGTTGACGAAACCCGCATCCTGCCGTTCGGCGAGGGGGTCGGCGGGCGCTATTCGCTCTGGTCGTCGATCGGCTTCCCCGCGGCGATCGGCCTCGGCTGGGGCGCGTTCGAGGAATTGCTGGAAGGCGCGGCGGAAATGGACCGCCATTTCCGCCTGACCGCGCTGCATGAGAATGCGCCGGCGCTCGCCGCCTTCGCCGACCTTTATTATACGCAGGTTCGCCACGCCGAGACGCGCGCGCCCTTCGCCTATGATGAACGGCTGCGCCTGCTGCCGAGTTACCTCCAGCAACTCGAGATGGAGTCGAACGGCAAGGGCGTGAAGATCGACGGCACGCCGGTCGGTCGGCTGACCGCGGCGATCACCTGGGGCGGCGTCGGCACCGACGCGCAACATGCTGTGTTCCAGCTGCTGCATCAGGGGACGCATCTGGTCCCGGTCGAGTTCATCGCAGTGATCGAACCGGGCGATACGCTGGCCGAGGATCACCACCGTGAATTGCTCATCAATGCCTTCGCGCAGGGCGCCGCGCTGATGAAGGGCAAGCAGGTCGACGACCCCGCGCGCAGCTATTCGGGCGATCGGCCGTCGTCGACGCTGCTGCTCGATGTGCTCGACCCTCGGACGCTCGGCGCATTGATCGCCTTCTACGAGCATCGCGTGTTCGTGAACGGCGTGCTGCTGGGAATCAATTCGTTTGATCAGTTCGGCGTCGAGCTGGGCAAGGAAATGGCCAAGGCCGCGGACAAGGGCGGACAATCGTTCGACCCCTCCACCGAGGATCTGATTCGCCGCGCCGGTCTGGATTGA
- the era gene encoding GTPase Era — MTQNQHCGLVAVVGAPNAGKSTLVNALVGQKVAIVSPKAQTTRTKLLGVAIEGDAQILLVDTPGIFEPQRRLDRAMVSAAWSGTEGADMIALVVDGKGGIGSKVTAIAGALKDRPEPKILILNKVDVADKPKLLLHAEKLNALMHFADTWFVSAQTGDGLPELKSALAAAMPTGPWHYPEDQVSDATERALASEVTREQLYLQLHAELPYASTVETEKYSEREDGSVEIHQQILVERPTQRAIVLGKGGSRIKEIGARARTELAGIMGRPVHLYLHVKVKPGWDEDRDVYKDLGLDWVE; from the coding sequence ATGACCCAAAATCAACATTGCGGCCTTGTCGCCGTCGTCGGTGCACCCAACGCCGGCAAGTCCACGCTGGTGAACGCGCTCGTCGGACAGAAGGTCGCGATCGTCAGCCCCAAGGCGCAGACGACGCGGACCAAGCTGCTCGGCGTCGCGATCGAGGGGGATGCGCAAATCCTGCTGGTCGACACGCCCGGTATCTTCGAACCGCAGCGTCGGCTCGACCGCGCAATGGTGTCGGCCGCGTGGAGCGGCACCGAGGGCGCGGACATGATCGCGCTCGTCGTTGACGGCAAGGGCGGCATCGGGTCCAAGGTCACCGCGATCGCCGGGGCGCTGAAGGATCGCCCCGAGCCGAAGATCTTGATCCTCAACAAGGTCGACGTCGCGGACAAGCCGAAGCTGCTGCTCCACGCAGAGAAGCTGAATGCGCTGATGCACTTCGCCGATACGTGGTTCGTCTCGGCTCAGACCGGCGACGGCCTGCCAGAGCTGAAGTCCGCACTCGCCGCGGCGATGCCGACGGGACCATGGCATTATCCCGAGGATCAGGTGTCCGACGCGACCGAGCGCGCGCTGGCGTCGGAGGTGACGCGCGAGCAGCTGTATCTTCAACTGCATGCCGAGCTGCCGTACGCAAGCACGGTGGAAACCGAGAAGTATAGCGAACGCGAGGACGGATCGGTCGAGATCCACCAGCAGATCCTCGTCGAGCGCCCGACGCAGCGTGCGATCGTACTCGGCAAGGGCGGCAGCCGTATCAAGGAGATCGGTGCGCGCGCGCGGACGGAGCTGGCGGGCATCATGGGCCGGCCGGTCCACCTCTACCTGCACGTCAAGGTCAAGCCCGGCTGGGACGAGGATCGCGACGTCTACAAGGATCTGGGGCTCGACTGGGTGGAATAG
- the lepB gene encoding signal peptidase I, translating into MDETPAIAAAEPKPQRSELNETMRFLVKLALAVLILRSFIFAPFSIPSESMLPRLLIGDYLFVTKWNYGYSRWSLPYGVPLIPGRILGRDPTRGDVVVFRSPEPDDHDVIKRVIGLPGDTIQVRRGQVILNGKAIPKQRVADFVLPLTGNFDAEKCGASFQDVDAAGAPVCRYPRFRETLPNGKSYMVLDQADIPQADDTGLYTVPAGNVFLMGDNRDDSADSRFPAPIGMGYIPMERIEGKAVVTFFSTDGNASWINPFSWFTAARWSRVGEGF; encoded by the coding sequence ATGGACGAGACCCCCGCGATAGCCGCTGCCGAACCGAAACCGCAGCGCTCCGAACTTAACGAGACGATGCGCTTCCTGGTGAAGCTCGCGCTGGCGGTGCTGATCTTGCGCAGCTTCATCTTCGCGCCCTTTTCGATCCCCTCGGAATCGATGCTGCCGCGACTGTTGATCGGCGACTATCTGTTCGTCACCAAGTGGAACTATGGCTACTCGCGCTGGTCGCTGCCCTATGGCGTACCACTGATCCCCGGGCGCATTCTGGGCCGTGACCCGACCCGCGGCGATGTCGTCGTGTTCCGGTCGCCCGAGCCGGACGATCACGACGTGATAAAACGCGTCATCGGCCTGCCGGGCGATACGATCCAGGTGCGCCGCGGTCAGGTGATCCTGAACGGGAAAGCCATTCCCAAGCAGCGCGTCGCGGATTTCGTCCTGCCGTTGACCGGCAATTTCGACGCCGAAAAATGCGGTGCGAGCTTCCAGGACGTCGATGCCGCCGGTGCTCCCGTCTGCCGCTATCCCCGGTTTCGCGAGACCTTGCCCAATGGCAAAAGCTATATGGTGCTTGATCAGGCGGATATTCCGCAGGCCGACGACACCGGCCTGTACACCGTACCCGCCGGCAACGTGTTCCTGATGGGCGACAACCGCGACGACAGCGCCGACAGCCGTTTCCCGGCGCCGATCGGCATGGGTTACATCCCGATGGAGCGGATCGAGGGCAAGGCGGTCGTGACCTTCTTCTCCACCGACGGCAATGCGTCGTGGATCAACCCGTTCAGTTGGTTCACCGCCGCTCGCTGGAGCCGCGTGGGAGAGGGCTTCTGA
- a CDS encoding DUF4174 domain-containing protein: MIPILLAAALAAPSTVADMRWQKRVLLLAAPTPDDPGIAAQRQALVGWDAEALERDLAIVTVIGDRVFGSTDPGPNLRARYRIPAGRFVAILIGKDGGEKMRAAKPIAPQVLAEAIDAMPMWRAGQH, from the coding sequence ATGATCCCGATCCTGCTCGCCGCGGCGCTGGCCGCGCCATCGACGGTCGCCGACATGCGATGGCAGAAACGTGTGCTGCTACTAGCTGCGCCGACACCCGACGATCCCGGCATCGCAGCCCAACGGCAGGCGCTGGTCGGTTGGGATGCTGAGGCACTGGAACGGGATCTTGCCATCGTGACGGTGATCGGCGACCGCGTCTTTGGGTCGACCGATCCAGGGCCGAACTTGCGCGCGCGATATCGGATACCGGCAGGCCGGTTCGTTGCGATCCTGATCGGCAAGGATGGCGGCGAAAAGATGCGCGCGGCGAAGCCCATCGCGCCGCAGGTATTGGCGGAGGCAATCGATGCGATGCCGATGTGGCGCGCGGGACAGCACTGA